One genomic region from Rattus norvegicus strain BN/NHsdMcwi chromosome 10, GRCr8, whole genome shotgun sequence encodes:
- the Pik3r5l1 gene encoding uncharacterized protein Pik3r5l1 produces MYGTTGSQRFGRGVKGAQLCSGNPTSPRQSKAQSKVDRHSEKAFRMVPTCSGCASNSHTCPQHPLAAQLHTCSLRRAPGAEPLSCGDSQQLGKKKTKTPGSSEPQKPSDAALQWHTLFLISSCGPDVEFEIVLPSTRGWVVVPAGLTTSQTSRAPGIFWTEIKMTATRKYNTHPTPPPPPMQLARPTGASVTWRHLVAFQSPYGSVVFSYEQGYE; encoded by the exons ATGTACGGTACAACTGGTTCCCAGAGATTCGGAAGAGGTGTTAAAGGAGCACAGCTCTGCTCTGGGAACCCGACCTCCCCCAGGCAAAGCAAAGCCCAAAGCAAAGTGGACCGCCATTCAGAAAAGGCCTTCAG GATGGTCCCAACCTGCTCTGGCTGTGCTTCGAACTCTCATACGTGTCCTCAGCACCCCCTGGCTGCCCAGCTACACACCTGCAGTCTCCGCCGGGCGCCGGGCGCTGAGCCCCTCTCCTGCGGCGACTCTCAGCAGTTGGG gaagaagaaaactaaaaccccAGGAAGCTCAGAACCTCAGAAACCCAGCGATGCTGCCCTCCAATGGCACACTCTCTTTCTTATTAGCAGCTGTGGCCCAGATGTTGAGTTTGAAATTGTCCTCCCTTCAACACGGGGATGGGTTGTTGTCCCTGCAGGGCTGACCACCAGCCAGACCTCAAGAGCACCTGGAATCTTCTGGACAGAAATTAAAATGACAGCTACCAGAAAATAcaacacccaccccaccccacccccaccgccaaTGCAGCTGGCAAGACCCACGGGTGCCTCTGTCACTTGGCGGCACCTGGTCGCATTCCAATCACCGTATGGCTCTGTTGTTTTCTCTTATGAACAAGGCTATGAGTAA